In a genomic window of Magnolia sinica isolate HGM2019 chromosome 16, MsV1, whole genome shotgun sequence:
- the LOC131229861 gene encoding lysM domain receptor-like kinase 4, whose product MALQSLISILFLSFISSSSLLLAQQPYTRATTADCGNADKSSSVLGYTCNGQTPTCQSYLIFRSQPPYNTPSSISSLLSSDPSQLSSINSFSDNETIQTNKQVIVPVNCSCSGQYSQYNSSYSIKSGDSYLIVANDTYQGLSTCQALQAQNRYSPTELIVGMEIRVPLRCACPTRNQSSEGVKYLLSYVVNWGDDVPIVSQRFGVSMQNCLDANGLSLTDSTIHPFTTFLIPLQNPPNISMTIVPPPPSPPPPLPPSPTSGNGSKKTWVFVVISIAAVSLVLIASIISFCIYCRRKKHVPIRSVVELDKDEKPCQKSAVPEELLVGISDIGHVLKVYKFEELELATENFSSRIEGSVYRGVMKGDVAAIKKMNGDASKEIEILKQINHFNLIRLSGICFDGGHWYLVYEYAENGPLSDWIYNRSGSKVLSWTQRVQIAFDVASGLNYLHSFTEPAHVHKDIKSSNILLDGDFRAKIANFSSMRSVEGQEGRFDLTRHIVGTKGYMAPEYLENGLISPKLDVYAFGVVMLEMITGREAVVRWAGGDLMPSEALIALLGEGNAKEKLTEFIDPALEGNYPLDLALNVARLIEWCLKKEAAIRPNMDEIERSLSMTLSTSLTWELSNSSTKFPSFETDTEM is encoded by the coding sequence ATGGCTCTTCAATCTCTAATCTCCATCCTAttcctctccttcatctcctccTCTTCTCTCCTTCTAGCTCAACAGCCATACACAAGAGCTACAACAGCCGACTGCGGAAACGCTGACAAATCGAGCTCTGTTCTTGGCTACACATGCAATGGCCAAACACCCACTTGCCAATCCTATCTAATTTTCAGGTCCCAACCTCCATACAACACTCCATCTTCAATCTCATCCCTTTTATCATCAGACCCATCTCAGCTTTCCTCAATTAATTCGTTTTCCGACAACGAAACAATCCAAACAAACAAGCAAGTCATCGTTCCAGTGAATTGTTCTTGTTCAGGTCAGTACTCTCAGTACAATTCATCTTACTCCATTAAATCAGGAGATTCCTATCTGATTGTTGCAAACGATACATACCAAGGCCTTTCGACATGCCAAGCTTTACAGGCTCAGAACAGATATTCGCCGACAGAGTTGATTGTTGGCATGGAGATTAGAGTCCCTCTAAGGTGTGCTTGTCCTACTAGAAATCAAAGTAGTGAGGGTGTGAAATATCTGTTGAGTTATGTAGTGAATTGGGGTGATGATGTTCCTATTGTAAGCCAGAGGTTTGGTGTAAGCATGCAAAACTGTCTAGATGCAAATGGGCTTTCCCTGACGGATTCGACTATCCATCCTTTCACAACTTTTCTTATTCCACTGCAGAATCCTCCTAACATTTCTATGACTATAGTGCCGCCGCCCCCTTCGCCGCCGCCTCCTCTGCCTCCTTCCCCTACATCTGGAAATGGCTCAAAAAAGACATGGGTTTTTGTTGTTATTTCCATTGCGGCGGTCAGTTTGGTGTTGATTGCGTCTATTATATCATTTTGCATCTATTGTAGGAGGAAGAAACATGTCCCAATTCGTTCTGTTGTGGAATTGGACAAGGATGAGAAGCCATGCCAGAAGTCGGCAGTCCCTGAGGAGCTTCTTGTGGGCATTTCTGACATCGGACATGTACTGAAAGTGTATAAATTTGAAGAGCTGGAATTGGCGACGGAGAATTTCAGCTCTAGGATCGAAGGGTCTGTTTATCGCGGGGTTATGAAGGGGGATGTAGCTGCTATAAAGAAGATGAATGGCGATGCATCGAAGGAAATCGAGATACTAAAACAGATCAACCACTTCAACCTGATCAGGTTATCAGGCATTTGCTTTGATGGTGGACACTGGTATCTTGTTTATGAGTACGCTGAAAATGGGCCACTAAGTGATTGGATCTACAATAGAAGTGGCTCAAAGGTTTTGAGCTGGACGCAGCGGGTGCAGATTGCATTCGACGTGGCCAGTGGTCTGAACTATCTTCACAGCTTCACAGAACCTGCCCATGTGCACAAGGATATAAAGAGCAGCAACATTCTTTTGGATGGAGATTTCAGGGCTAAGATTGCTAATTTTAGTAGTATGAGATCAGTGGAAGGGCAGGAAGGAAGGTTTGATCTAACAAGGCACATTGTCGGGACGAAAGGTTATATGGCGCCTGAGTATTTGGAGAACGGTTTGATTTCTCCGAAGCTTGATGTGTATGCATTTGGGGTTGTGATGCTGGAGATGATTACAGGAAGAGAGGCTGTTGTCAGATGGGCTGGGGGAGATTTGATGCCATCAGAGGCCTTAATAGCCCTCCTTGGTGAAGGAAATGCAAAAGAGAAGCTTACTGAATTTATTGATCCTGCTCTGGAAGGGAATTACCCGTTAGATTTGGCTCTGAATGTGGCCAGATTGATCGAATGGTGCTTAAAGAAGGAAGCAGCAATCCGGCCGAACATGGACGAAATTGAGAGGTCTCTTTCGATGACTCTGTCTACTTCTCTGACTTGGGAATTATCAAATAGCTCAACCAAATTCCCAAGTTTCGAAACCGATACAGAAATGTGA